One part of the Dyadobacter sp. 676 genome encodes these proteins:
- a CDS encoding nuclear transport factor 2 family protein produces MLHVRTKDYIVNNPNGKISGVADIIAPIRNAQKFPEVERTNEKSTFNHNLAIVVGSQMAAGSTQQDRVKRRLTNVWIRRKQGGNWLPDNQQIQWLR; encoded by the coding sequence CTGTTACATGTTCGGACAAAGGACTATATTGTTAACAATCCCAATGGGAAGATTTCGGGAGTTGCTGATATTATAGCTCCAATCAGAAATGCACAGAAATTTCCTGAAGTTGAAAGAACCAATGAGAAAAGTACTTTCAATCATAATTTGGCGATCGTGGTGGGAAGTCAGATGGCAGCTGGTTCAACTCAGCAAGATAGAGTTAAACGAAGATTGACAAATGTGTGGATTCGCAGGAAGCAGGGTGGCAACTGGCTACCAGACAATCAACAAATACAATGGTTGCGCTGA
- a CDS encoding galactosyltransferase-related protein, protein MSTNTKTNLKDVTFIIPVRVDSLERLENLKCVTTYLLGYFDTNIIVMEADSENNGLLREILPTEVEVIFEKDNNRTFHRTKYLNFLTLQTTTPYIAIWDADVVVYHHQLLSAVESLRAGAYDFIYPYDGRYMETGVTFRRIFLSNHDLKPLEENADRMVAPYTKLACGGGFVAKKEAYVEAGMENENFTGWGPEDAERLRRWQGLEMRVGRVKGYMFHLFHPRGENSTFESAEKRIELKGELNRISAMSKASLVDEIRTWNAKRTSR, encoded by the coding sequence ATGTCCACGAATACCAAGACTAATTTAAAAGATGTAACATTTATAATTCCCGTCAGGGTCGATTCGCTTGAACGATTAGAAAATCTCAAATGTGTAACGACTTATTTATTGGGATATTTTGATACGAATATCATTGTTATGGAGGCCGATAGCGAAAACAATGGACTGCTAAGAGAAATATTACCAACGGAAGTTGAAGTCATTTTTGAAAAAGACAACAATAGAACATTTCACAGGACAAAATATCTCAATTTCCTGACCCTGCAAACGACAACGCCCTACATTGCTATTTGGGACGCAGATGTTGTCGTCTATCATCATCAACTGTTGTCAGCGGTCGAGAGTCTTCGTGCCGGGGCGTATGATTTCATTTATCCGTATGACGGCAGGTATATGGAAACGGGTGTGACGTTCAGAAGAATTTTCTTATCGAATCACGATCTCAAACCGCTTGAAGAAAATGCAGACCGGATGGTAGCCCCATACACAAAACTTGCATGCGGTGGAGGCTTCGTTGCAAAAAAAGAGGCATACGTGGAAGCCGGAATGGAAAATGAAAATTTTACTGGCTGGGGCCCGGAAGATGCAGAAAGATTGAGACGTTGGCAGGGGCTTGAGATGCGGGTAGGAAGGGTCAAGGGTTACATGTTTCACCTTTTCCACCCTCGGGGCGAGAATAGTACCTTTGAGTCGGCTGAAAAACGTATAGAACTAAAAGGTGAATTGAATCGTATTTCCGCAATGTCCAAAGCCTCATTGGTTGATGAGATTCGTACATGGAATGCAAAACGCACTTCACGCTAA
- a CDS encoding helix-turn-helix domain-containing protein, translating into MEKKGKQTEESSALYTYQLVTLADLEKFKEQMLSEMRRLLSGGDTQHSKQWLKSREVRKLLDVSPGKLHAMRASRQLSFMRIGGVIYYDRADIEKMFAKFKTPAVK; encoded by the coding sequence ATGGAAAAGAAGGGCAAACAAACTGAGGAGAGTTCAGCGTTATACACGTATCAATTAGTCACTTTGGCGGATCTGGAAAAATTCAAGGAGCAAATGCTATCGGAAATGAGAAGACTACTTTCAGGCGGAGACACTCAGCATTCCAAACAATGGCTCAAATCTCGTGAAGTTAGGAAGTTGCTGGATGTATCGCCCGGCAAGCTGCATGCCATGCGAGCGAGCCGGCAGCTCAGCTTTATGCGTATCGGCGGTGTCATTTATTATGATCGGGCAGACATCGAGAAAATGTTCGCGAAGTTCAAAACTCCTGCGGTCAAATGA
- a CDS encoding antirestriction protein ArdA: protein MKNLENAPRIYVGTYGQYNSGSLFGKWFDLTDYADIKEFLQDCLEFHRNEFDPELMFQDWENIPDFLISECSLQKEAFAYFEATGEMDDETAEAFEIYCKQINYWPSNGYELEDQLEVFRESYRGFFGGSMKDPELEYAYQYVEETGLLSGVPQALERYFDYEAFAKDLFLDGYSAYEGHVFADY, encoded by the coding sequence ATGAAAAATCTCGAAAATGCTCCAAGAATCTATGTAGGAACCTATGGTCAGTACAACAGCGGGTCGCTGTTCGGTAAATGGTTTGATCTTACAGATTATGCAGACATTAAAGAATTTCTGCAAGATTGCCTCGAGTTTCATCGGAATGAGTTCGATCCCGAACTAATGTTCCAAGACTGGGAAAACATCCCGGATTTTTTGATATCAGAATGTAGCCTTCAAAAAGAAGCTTTCGCCTACTTTGAGGCCACCGGTGAAATGGACGATGAGACTGCCGAAGCATTCGAGATTTATTGTAAGCAAATCAACTATTGGCCATCTAACGGGTACGAGCTGGAAGACCAACTTGAAGTTTTCCGGGAAAGCTACCGTGGATTCTTTGGTGGATCGATGAAAGATCCAGAGCTTGAGTATGCTTACCAATACGTCGAGGAGACCGGCTTGTTGTCAGGTGTTCCACAGGCTCTCGAACGTTATTTCGATTACGAAGCTTTCGCGAAGGATTTATTTTTAGATGGCTACAGTGCCTACGAAGGCCATGTATTCGCGGATTATTAA
- a CDS encoding HEPN domain-containing protein, with the protein METGNLTTSENWGSSEQKLADARDLIAEFFHATDLEFVRIELWQFLKAVTTEKPFSFLGDPSTVLCLERHLKKIIRACRLLLDVAEEDDIELNTSDFQPFSHAQIEADRQYMRHVRELNDRHGGMIRRLSLAETEQPLLAIKRVFDIYGYEQWQEILEDWVDYGLSKVSICEATGECVEIIQYELLESLLEAVYLISRSDQGIPFQKRRLGKLAGSKAIIELLIAALDPLLIFEVKHPATESTEQKPYRDLLIVFADDNQKPFKDHQPIVELFSAGDEKLCCSVHKLSDIHQALTSGQVYFSLACTTENLVYQRSITPLPKMLPDTLRQLIEKSRHAFVAGMNKARKFFEGAAYYQQVREYALSMFMLQQAAETTFRSTAIALYGSERRTHSIRSLKRFNHRLAPQLNDIFPGGSPDEEKLLQFLEDAYLGARYNPDYQIGEQEVHSISSRVLRLFESAGSGI; encoded by the coding sequence ATGGAGACTGGAAATTTAACAACAAGCGAAAATTGGGGCTCGAGCGAGCAGAAGCTTGCCGATGCTCGTGATCTGATCGCAGAATTCTTTCACGCGACTGATCTTGAATTCGTACGTATCGAACTGTGGCAATTCCTAAAAGCAGTGACGACGGAGAAACCCTTTTCATTTCTAGGAGATCCGTCGACGGTGCTTTGCCTGGAAAGGCATTTAAAGAAGATCATCAGAGCTTGTAGGTTGCTGCTAGATGTTGCCGAAGAAGATGACATCGAGCTGAATACCAGCGATTTTCAGCCTTTCAGTCATGCGCAAATTGAAGCCGATCGGCAGTATATGCGGCATGTCCGGGAGCTCAACGACCGCCATGGCGGCATGATCCGTAGGTTATCCCTCGCTGAGACTGAGCAGCCCCTTCTGGCGATCAAGCGCGTTTTTGATATTTACGGCTATGAGCAGTGGCAAGAGATTCTGGAAGACTGGGTGGACTATGGACTGAGCAAGGTGAGTATCTGTGAAGCTACCGGCGAATGCGTTGAAATCATCCAGTACGAGTTGCTGGAATCGCTTCTCGAAGCCGTTTACCTCATTTCAAGAAGCGATCAAGGGATTCCATTTCAGAAACGTCGGCTTGGGAAGCTGGCGGGGAGCAAAGCCATCATAGAATTACTAATCGCAGCACTCGACCCACTTCTGATATTTGAGGTCAAGCATCCCGCCACTGAATCAACGGAGCAAAAGCCGTACAGGGATCTGTTGATTGTGTTTGCCGATGATAACCAAAAGCCCTTCAAAGATCATCAGCCCATCGTTGAGCTATTCAGTGCCGGTGATGAAAAGCTCTGCTGCTCAGTTCACAAATTGTCTGATATTCATCAGGCGCTTACCAGTGGGCAGGTGTATTTCTCTTTGGCCTGTACTACCGAAAATCTGGTATACCAACGGAGTATTACGCCATTACCGAAAATGCTCCCCGACACCCTCAGGCAACTGATCGAGAAGTCAAGACACGCGTTTGTAGCCGGAATGAACAAAGCCAGAAAGTTCTTCGAGGGAGCAGCGTACTACCAACAAGTAAGGGAGTATGCGCTATCGATGTTTATGCTACAACAAGCCGCTGAAACGACATTTCGTAGCACTGCAATTGCGCTCTACGGAAGCGAACGGCGCACCCATTCCATCAGATCACTTAAAAGGTTTAACCATAGATTAGCACCTCAACTGAATGACATCTTTCCTGGCGGTTCACCGGATGAGGAAAAGCTTTTGCAGTTTTTGGAAGACGCATATCTGGGGGCGAGATACAATCCGGACTATCAGATCGGCGAACAGGAAGTTCATTCAATTTCTTCCCGGGTGTTACGCTTGTTTGAATCGGCTGGAAGCGGTATTTGA
- a CDS encoding helix-turn-helix transcriptional regulator: MSTATKPNHIGHKISRIRELRGLKQEFVAHELKVSQQTVSKIEQSETVDQELLEQIGKILGVPAEGIRNFSEDAVFNIIGNTVNNHDNGSLFNYFPTFNPIDKLVELFEENKKLYERLLESEREKVELLRNKQ, from the coding sequence ATGAGCACAGCAACAAAACCCAATCATATTGGTCATAAGATCTCACGCATCCGTGAACTGCGCGGACTGAAGCAGGAGTTCGTGGCACACGAACTGAAGGTCAGTCAGCAAACTGTTTCGAAAATCGAACAGAGTGAAACTGTTGATCAAGAATTGCTTGAACAGATCGGTAAGATCCTTGGCGTTCCTGCTGAAGGGATCAGAAATTTTAGCGAAGACGCTGTGTTTAACATCATCGGAAATACAGTTAACAACCATGATAATGGTTCACTGTTCAATTATTTCCCCACGTTTAACCCGATAGATAAGTTGGTTGAACTTTTCGAAGAAAACAAAAAGCTCTATGAGAGACTACTTGAAAGCGAGCGAGAAAAAGTTGAGTTACTTAGAAACAAGCAATAA
- a CDS encoding relaxase/mobilization nuclease domain-containing protein: MASILGSITVMIGKATLGSYAKGLIEYCYYDKHVSTRMRQSLDEQDVRGELVYIQNLGIKMQADGKLDLDYLINQFNSNHMQNTNLKKFMWHQSFSFAPGEKPGNETIAEISTEYAKEFGFEQNQMLVFKHEDSANLHFHIVANRINFNGKNTSKHFHNYARTGEFCRRMEQRLELIQAPEMRINKRLGLENVLTDKQHLKLKSSIDQLLNTAASIDEIKAKLLTQGYKTYVGRGIAFYHMRKNIKIKGSDLGRSYSLASIEKRLAQNIGIEVKEQLQQVQKKTEKAGPWHLSASF; the protein is encoded by the coding sequence ATGGCCTCAATTCTGGGGAGTATTACAGTTATGATTGGAAAGGCGACACTCGGCAGCTACGCCAAAGGGTTAATTGAATATTGCTACTACGACAAACACGTCTCCACAAGGATGCGGCAAAGCCTGGATGAGCAGGATGTCCGAGGGGAATTGGTTTATATCCAGAACCTGGGTATAAAAATGCAGGCAGACGGGAAGTTGGACCTGGACTATTTGATCAACCAGTTTAACAGTAATCATATGCAAAATACGAACCTAAAAAAATTCATGTGGCACCAGTCATTTAGCTTCGCGCCGGGCGAGAAGCCCGGCAACGAAACGATCGCAGAAATCTCCACGGAATATGCAAAGGAGTTTGGGTTTGAACAGAACCAGATGCTGGTTTTCAAGCATGAGGATAGCGCCAATTTGCACTTTCATATCGTTGCCAATCGCATTAATTTCAATGGCAAAAACACCTCCAAGCATTTTCATAACTACGCCAGAACAGGCGAATTCTGCCGAAGAATGGAGCAACGGCTTGAATTAATCCAGGCACCGGAAATGAGGATCAATAAGCGGCTAGGGCTTGAAAATGTCCTGACCGACAAGCAGCATCTGAAGCTCAAGTCATCTATTGACCAGCTATTAAATACGGCAGCATCGATCGATGAGATCAAAGCGAAATTGTTAACCCAGGGGTATAAGACTTATGTTGGAAGAGGGATCGCATTCTATCATATGCGGAAAAATATCAAGATTAAGGGCTCCGACTTAGGGCGCAGCTATTCGCTAGCCTCCATTGAAAAACGACTGGCTCAAAACATCGGAATCGAGGTAAAAGAGCAGTTGCAGCAGGTGCAAAAAAAGACAGAAAAAGCAGGGCCTTGGCATTTAAGTGCCAGTTTCTAG
- a CDS encoding transposase — MKQSRRKFTAKFKAMVAVEALKERESLSELATRFEIHPTQVSAWKREFLERAEKAFGEEPSKEEESVDVDNLFKQIGQLQVENDFLKKA, encoded by the coding sequence ATGAAACAAAGCCGGAGGAAATTCACAGCAAAATTCAAGGCAATGGTCGCTGTTGAGGCCTTGAAAGAACGAGAGTCTCTGAGTGAATTGGCGACCAGATTTGAGATTCACCCAACCCAGGTATCGGCATGGAAGCGGGAGTTTTTAGAGCGGGCAGAAAAAGCTTTCGGAGAAGAGCCGTCAAAAGAGGAGGAATCTGTTGACGTTGACAACCTCTTTAAGCAGATCGGCCAGTTGCAGGTGGAGAACGACTTCTTAAAAAAAGCTTGA